The Peromyscus maniculatus bairdii isolate BWxNUB_F1_BW_parent chromosome 6, HU_Pman_BW_mat_3.1, whole genome shotgun sequence genome has a segment encoding these proteins:
- the Fpgt gene encoding fucose-1-phosphate guanylyltransferase, which yields MASLREATLRKLQLFSEMRGKPVVSGKFWDVVAITAADEKQELAYKQQLSEKLKRKELPLGVQYHVFTDPAGTKIGNGGSTLFSLQCLENLYGDKWNSFTVLLIHSGGYSQRLPNASALGKIFTALPLGEPIYQMLELKLAMYMDFPSHMKPGVLVTCADDIELYSIGDSEYVAFDQPGFTALAHPSSLAVGTTHGVFVLNSASSSQHGDLEYKQCHRFLHKPSIEKMHHFNAVHRRGSFGLQDLSRGDTASLPLHSEYVYTDSLFYMDHKSAKKLLDFYESVGPLHCEIDAYGDFLQALGPGATAEYTRNTSHVTKEESQLLDMRQKIFHLLKGTPLNVVVLNNSRFYHIGTTEEYLLHFTSDSTLRSELGLQSSAFSVFPNVPEYPRETPCVIHSILDSGCYVAPGSVVEYSRLGPEVSIGEKCIISGSVIVKAVLPPYSFMCSLSLQINGHLEYSTMVFGMQDNLKSSVKTISDLKKLEFYGVCFQSCLDIWNLKATEELFSGSKTHLSLWTARIFPVCPSLSESVAVSLGMLSAVQSHSPFSLSNFKLLSIQEMLLYKDVQNMLAYREQIFLEISSNKKQSDSEKS from the exons ATGGCGTCTCTCCGCGAAGCGACCCTGCGGAAACTGCAGCTCTTTTCGGAGATGAGAG GTAAACCCGTGGTGTCTGGAAAATTCTGGGATGTAGTTGCAATAACAGCAGCCGATGAAAAGCAGGAGCTTGCTTACAAACAACAGTTGTCAGAGAAGCTGAAGAGAAAGGAATTGCCGCTTGGAGTTCAATATCATGTTTTCACTGATCCTGCTGGAACTAAAATTG GAAATGGAGGATCAacacttttttctcttcagtgtcTGGAAAACCTCTATGGAGATAAATGGAATTCTTTCACAGTCCTGTTAATTCACTCTG GTGGCTACAGTCAACGGCTTCCCAATGCAAGTGCTTTAGGAAAAATCTTCACAGCTTTACCACTTGGTGAGCCCATTTATCAGATGTTGGAGTTAAAACTAGCCATGTACATGGATTTCCCCTCACACATGAAGCCTGGAGTTTTGGTCACCTGTGCAGATGATATTGAACTATACAGTATTGGGGACTCTGAGTATGTTGCATTTGACCAACCTGGCTTTACTGCCTTAGCCCATCCGTCTAGTCTGGCTGTAGGCACAACACATGGAGTATTTGTCTTGAACTCTGCCAGTTCCTCACAACATGGTGACCTTGAGTACAAGCAATGCCACCGTTTCCTCCATAAGCCCAGCATTGAAAAAATGCATCACTTTAATGCTGTGCATAGACGAGGAAGCTTTGGTCTACAGGACTTGTCTCGGGGTGACACAGCCAGTCTTCCATTGCACTCTGAGTATGTCTACACAGATAGCCTATTTTACATGGATCATAAATCAGCTAAAAAGCTACTTGACTTCTATGAAAGTGTAGGCCCACTGCACTGTGAAATAGATGCCTATGGTGACTTTCTGCAGGCACTGGGGCCTGGAGCAACTGCAGAGTACACCAGGAACACATCACATGTCACTAAAGAAGAGTCCCAGTTGTTGGACATGAGGCAGAAAATATTCCACCTCCTCAAGGGAACACCACTGAATGTTGTTGTTCTTAATAACTCCAGATTTTATCACATTGGAACAACGGAAGAATATCTGCTTCATTTCACTTCTGATAGTACATTAAGGTCAGAGTTGGGCTTGCAATCCAGTGCTTTCAGTGTCTTTCCAAATGTGCCTGAATACCCCCGTGAGACACCTTGTGTCATTCACAGTATACTGGATTCAGGATGCTATGTGGCCCCTGGCTCAGTTGTAGAGTATTCCAGATTGGGGCCTGAGGTGTCCATCGGGGAAAAGTGTATTATTAGTGGTTCTGTCATAGTGAAAGCTGTGCTGCCCCCATATTCTTTCATGTGTTCTTTAAGTCTGCAGATAAACGGACACTTAGAATACTCAACTATGGTGTTTGGCATGCAAGACAACTTGAAGAGCAGTGTTAAAACCATATCAGACCTAAAGAAGCTTGAGTTCTATGGAGTCTGTTTTCAGTCTTGTTTAGATATTTGGAACCTTAAAGCTACAGAGGAACTATTCTCAGGAAGTAAGACACATCTGAGCCTGTGGACTGCTCGAATTTTCCCTGTCTGTCCTTCTCTGAGTGAATCGGTTGCAGTATCCCTTGGGATGTTAAGTGCTGTACAGAGCCATTCACCATTCAGCCTGAGCAACTTTAAGCTCCTATCCATCCAGGAAATGCTTCTATACAAAGATGTACAAAACATGCTAGCTTATAGGGAGCAAATCTTTCTAGAAATTAGTTCAAATAAGAAACAATCTGATTCAGAGAAATCATAA